A stretch of DNA from Pirellulales bacterium:
CAAGGCCAACTCATTGGCGACGGCGCTGGCGCCGGGAGTCTCGAGGTAGGATTTCTCGAGATACTTTTGCGCCGTGGGATAGTCTTTGGCAAACCGCGCGATGCGGCCAGCAAGCAGCAACGCCTCGGGCGAGTTGGGGTCAATGGCCAGCGCCTCGTCGATTTGCGCCTTGGCTTCGTCCAACTGACCGATGCGCAAGAACCAGAGCGCCACTTCCAAACGAGTCTTCAACTTCTTGGGCTCGCTGGCGACGGCCAATTTCATGTACTTTTCGGCATTGGCCCGGTCCTTGGCATTGTCGTACAGCTGCCCAAGCGTGATTTCGGCCGAGGGAATTTCCTCGTCCATGCGCGAGGCCGCTTGCAGCTCGGCGTAGGCTTCTTTTTGCTTATCCAATTCGAACAACGCCTCGCCCATGCGATAGTGCGCGATGGCCGAATCCGGTAGAGCCTTGAGCAAATCGGCCAGGAGCTTGCGGGCATCCTCCCAGCGCTCTTGGCTTTTGGCGGCGCCCGCCGCATTCAAATAGGCGCGCTTGCCGAGATCTTTCTTCCGTTCGGGATCTCCCTTAAAGGCCTTGGCCAGTGGGATCGCCTTGTCGGACAAGAGTGCGGCGTCGGTCCAACGCGCATCTCGCAGTGCGATTTCCGCCATCAATAGAAAAGCGTCGGGATCGTTGGGATTTTCGGTGACGGCCTTTTCCAACTGGACGCGCCCTTCACGCGGACGATTGGCAGTGAAGTATGCCATTGCCAGCAAGATCCGCCCGCCGGGCAAGTCGGCATGGGCTTTGGCAGCGGCATTGAACGACTCGAGCGCCCCGTCGATATCCTGTTTGCCAAGCTTCTGCCGTGCTTCGTCAAGTTCGGGATAAGCCTTCTTCTCGGCCGCCGCGGCACTATCAACACGGAGCGGCTCAGCCGAAGCCGGGCCGGCAGTCAGTCCGCCCACGCTGAGGGCGGCTGCGACGAGCAACGGGTACGTCGACAGCGGTCGGCTGCGTTGCCAGCCCGCGCTGCGCCGCGGCCACGCAGTCAAAATCAAAACAGTCGACTTCGAGCGGCACATATGTTGATCCTCGCGCGGGATATGAAACCTGGGCAGGGTCCTGATAGAAGCAATTTCGACCCGCGGGCATCGGCGTCACCGAGCCGCGGGCGTATGCCAAGATCAGACCCACAGCTCTGCCACCATTAGACGGGATAATCGATTCTACCACGGTCAATACGGGTTGCCAGCGTGCCCGGATTGAAGAACCAATACGTTTGCACGATCATCGGCTTGAAACTGCGGCGCACGAGCCATCAGCGCTGCGGCAATCCGCACTGTCCGGCCCAGCAATAGTGTCCGGCACAGCAGCACCGTCCGGCACAGCAACAGTACCCGGTCCAGCAACGCTGCCGGACCCGGTAACAATGAACCTGCAAATAGGCTGGTCCACGGCTTTATAGACTGCCCCCTCGGTTTGCCGTTATTCAACCCGCCGTGATTGCGTCCTTACAGGCAGGACCACGGCGCCCGATGACGCCCGTTAGTCAATGGCAACAGGGCCTGCTTACGGCGCGCCCTTGATTTTCGCCAAGGCCTTCTGGGCTGCCTCTTTCGCGATGGGGTCCTTGTCGGCGGCCATCTTCTCGAGCGCAGGAATGGCACCGAATTCCGCGGCATCCGGCCCGATCTCTGCCAGAGCATCCGCCGAAGGAATGCGGAGGTCCTTAATGAAGCCCACCTGCTTTTTCTTGGCCAACTGTTTAACTAGTTCCTTGATGCGCTCGGGGTCCTTGTCGACGGGACCGGGCGTCGGGTATTTCCGCTTGCAGCCGCTCGCCGGCACGATCGCCAACAGGGCCAAGAGCGATGCGGCAAAACCGAGAGAACGAAACAGGCGGTAAAACGACGAGTTCGGTTGCATAATATCCAACACTCTGCTGAGGATTTAGGAATTGCGGGAAAGCACCGGTGAACAGATTTCAGAATACGTCGGCCACCACATG
This window harbors:
- a CDS encoding tetratricopeptide repeat protein; this translates as MCRSKSTVLILTAWPRRSAGWQRSRPLSTYPLLVAAALSVGGLTAGPASAEPLRVDSAAAAEKKAYPELDEARQKLGKQDIDGALESFNAAAKAHADLPGGRILLAMAYFTANRPREGRVQLEKAVTENPNDPDAFLLMAEIALRDARWTDAALLSDKAIPLAKAFKGDPERKKDLGKRAYLNAAGAAKSQERWEDARKLLADLLKALPDSAIAHYRMGEALFELDKQKEAYAELQAASRMDEEIPSAEITLGQLYDNAKDRANAEKYMKLAVASEPKKLKTRLEVALWFLRIGQLDEAKAQIDEALAIDPNSPEALLLAGRIARFAKDYPTAQKYLEKSYLETPGASAVANELALALVEIGEDERKRAMTLADATLRQSRDAESAAILGWIYYRLGRMDDAERLFNSIASSGQPLTPDAIYFFATFADDRNRGETAKPMLDIALKSDAPFAYRAEAQKLYDRLSKKPAARAPRKAAPADAPDAAADDAAPVTVKSPAAKPAASKPPVAKPQATKPAAPKP